The window GGGCGTAATTGTGAAGAGGTTTTCACCGCTGAAGTAGACCGATAACGAGCTGCCACGATCGAGGAAATGAGAACATTTACGCATCATTCTTGTCAGGTCATAAGTTACAGTAATGTTTTTGAACCGCAAATAGGAGGCATCCTCAAGATACCAGGTTGAAGGTGTTGTGAAGTTGCCGTTTGGATCAGACCTGCTCAGGCGAGGAATCTTCGAGTCGGTGTTGGTCGGGCTCCAGGCATCGAGAATATCTACTGAACGGTTGAAGTTCCCTTCCACATCGCCAAGGAGCGAGTATTTGGCCATGTAGGCGGCCTGTGCACCTTGAACACCCTGTAACATCAAGCTTAAGGTGAGATCCTTCCAGCTGAATCCTCCGCTGAATGCATAGGTCCAGTCTGGCGTGGCATTGCCAACATATTGACGGTCCAATGCGTCGATCTTGCCGTCGCCATTGTAATCTTCAAATTTGAGATCCCCTGCCTTTGCATTGGGCTGGATCATCACGCCGTCTTTTGTGTAGGCTTGAGCCTCGGCATCGCTTTGGAAAATACCCAGGTATTTTATCATATAGAATTGGTTGAGCGGTCCACCCTCCTTGGTCTGGTAGATATAGGGAACCTGGCGGTAGGCTCCGCCGCCGGTCCAGACACCTTTGGACCCATCACCTGTGGTAACACCGATATCGGCAACCCAGTTCTTGTTGTATGCGGCATTTGCACTCAGGAAGTAGGACCACTCTTTTCCGATCCTGTCTTTCCAGCCGAATTGAGCTTCGAAACCACGGTTCATGATCTCACCGAGGTTGACCAGCATGGGGCTTACCCCGATTGACGCCGGCCATCCTGAAGATTGACTCTGGATAAGGTTGTATGTCCGTTTGTTGTAGAAGTCGAAAGAGATCGAGAGTCGGTTTGCAAACATATCGATATCGAGTCCTGCATCAAACTGTTCCGAAGTCTCCCAGGTAAGCTTGGGATTGAGTGCCTTGCCATTGTAATAGAAAGTTCCAGTATATCCGGCATCGGATTCAAAACCGTATTGCTGGCTCTGATTGTTCCATCCGGCAGAACTGAGGGTCTGGGATTTGTAATTGTACCCGACTGAACCCAGGTTGCCGACACGACCGAACGAACCGCGCACTTTCAGCAGGTTTATCAGCTCGCTGTTGAAGAAGGCCTCGTTGGAGATCTTCCATGCAGCGGTAATGGCCGGAAAGTCGCCATAGTTGTTGGCATCCGGAAGACGACCTGCGTAGTCACGACGCCAGGAGGCTGTCATGAAGTATCGGTCATCAAAGCTGTAGGAGATCCGGCTGATCAGGGCAACGTTCGCATCGGGACCGGTCATGTAGTCGGAAGGCTTGTTCCAGGCTTCTGCAAAATTGAAATACTGCAGGTTTTTCGACTCGTCGGCAAATGTTGATCCGGTAGCGGAGAATCCTCTCTGGGAGTAGTAGTCGGATGTGGTGGAGAGAAGAGCTCCCACGGTATGCTTGTCGAAAGTACGGTCGAAAGTTAGTGTGTTCTCCGTCTTCCAGCCCTGATTTCTGTATGTGCTGTATTCGAGACTATTGGATGCGTTCGGCTTTCCCACCTCGGTGATCATGTGGCTGAAGTTCTTGTAGAACCCGCTGTTGGTATAGAAAGAGAATTTACTGTTGAACTTGAGGCCCGTAACGATGTTGCCGATCTCCATTCCAGTGGTGGTGAAGAAGCTGTTGTTCCGGTTGTAGCGGTCGTCAGCGGTGAGAATACGGAGCGGATTGATCACATCACCGTGGATGCTGGCGTAGTTGCTGCCATACTTGGCAATATATTCGGGATCTTCGGTAGTGACACCACCGAAACCGCTGCCGGTGTAGTAATGCTTGTCGGCACTCTGTGGCATGTAGATGGCGCTGATAATGGCTCCCGAATAGCCGGAATCGGTATCGACTCCCCGGTCGTCAGATTGGCCGAAGCGGAAATCCTCGGTGATTTTCACCCATTTATTGATCTGAAGGTCGCCACGGTAGTTGATACCCATTGACTTGTTATAGGTGCCGACCAGCACGCCGTCATCTTTGGAGGCAGAAAAGCCCACGCGATTCTTGAAGGTGTCGGTTCCGGAATTGAGTACCACATTGTGGCGGTGATAGAGTGCGCTCCTGAAGATCTCGTCGATCCAGTTGGTACGGGTAACCCCGATATATGGGTTGAGGTTGACATCCCATCCTGCATCCAGCCCCACCCCTGAATTGGCGCTCGAGAGCTGACGCATCTTTATCTGCTGTTCGGCGTTAAGCGACTGGACAACGTTTGTTGCAGTACGCACGCCCATAAGTCCATCATAGCTGACGGAGACACCTTTCTGACCCTTCTTGGTGGTAACGATGATAACACCGCCGGCACCCGACTGTGCACCGTAGATAGCTGCCGAGGCGGCATCCTTCAGTACCACGATGCTTTCGATATCTGCCAGTGAGTTGATCGGGGCACCCGGTACACCATCAACTACCCACAGTACACCGTCACCGTTCTGTGAACCCTGACCGCGGATAACAATGTTAGGCGTAGATGTGGGAGACCCTCCGTTTGCCTGTACCGTCACACCAGGAATCTGCCCCTGCAACATCGATTGGGTAGAGGTTACCGGGCGCATGGCCAATGATTCCGGATCTGCCACGATTCCGACCGATGCGGAAAGGTCTTTTCGTTTGGTGGCAAGGCCGTAACCGAGTACAATTACCTCCTCGAGCCTCTGCGTGTCCTCCTCCAGCTGAACGTTGATGTTGGTACGGTTGCCAACAGCAACCTCCTGTGTTATATACCCAATGTAGGAGATATGAAGGACTACGTTGTCGCCCACACTCAACGAGAAGTAGCCATCCATATCGGTCACCGTACCGTTGCTGGTACCTTTCTCCAATATATTTGCACCGATGACCGGTATACCTTGTGCATCCACAACTCTACCGGTAATCTGCTTTTTCTGTTGTTGGGCTGTTTGAGTGGTAACGCTTCTATTGACCCCTTTAACCTCTCTTTTTTCTCTGTCGCGATAAACAACTACCTGATTGTCTAAAACGCGGTAAGAGAGGTCTGTGCCAGATAAAAGCTCATCCAGGATCTCCTCGATATTCTGTGAGTTGGCACTCAGGTCAACCTTTTTGTTGGCTGCTCGATTTGCATTGCCTTCAAAAATAAACCTGTAATTGCTACTCTTTTCCATCTCTTTGCACACCTCCTTGATAGTCGCTGATTTCAGATGGAGTGTAAATTCTGTCTCCTGGGAAAAAGTATTGGTAGCCTGAGAGAGTAGAATGCTGAAAAACAGGAAGAATAGGGTTAGCTTCATGATCTTGATAAAATTAGTAAACTTGAGGGGGTTTGCTTCATTGGTGGATTTATTCATATCTTTGTATGGTTTTAATTGTTAATAAAATTAATGATTAACATCGCTAGCTGGATGGTCCTCGCACTACCGTCCAGCTTTTTTAGTTCAGGCATTTTTCATCGTCTTTTCATAGGCTTGCAAAATTTTAAAAGTTATTGGTGATATATATCCTGTTATCTTCCTTATTCAAGTTTCGCAAGTAAAAATTCAGTAAAAATAATCGCATAAAAAAACGGCACAGAGGCTTCTGTAATTCACAGATTATTAGTATATTTAAGCGTAAAAACCAAAAATACTAACAGCCCTATGCCGATATACAAAAGTAACTCCATTTTATCAGAAATCAGCGTTTTTTTCAAGAAAGATGATTCAAACAGTGCCCTTTTTACCCTGACGGATATGCTAAAAGGTTTCAACATGTCGGAGAAGGTCCTCTTCGGGAGCAGGAGCAAATGCAACAGCAAGTATTCCCTGCTGCAGGTGCTCGAGTTGCTAATTATGTTCCCCTGTTTCATGATCAAGAATCCTTACAATTATTGTCGATCATCCCTAAGCGGCTTCTTTGGCTGCGAAAAGGATGTTTTCTACCGTTTCGTAAACAACGAAATTTATGATTGGCGCAAGATACTCTACCACTTCACCATTCAAATATGGAACAAGGTTCGCGTGAGAAGTGACCACAAGCATCAAACTGTTTGCCTGATGGTGGACGATACCGACTTTCCCAAGACGGGAAGGCGTATTGAAAACATCGGCAGGGTCTATTCCCACCTGAGACACAAGACGATCCTTGGTTTCAAATCTCTCTTCCTGGGCATTACCGATGGCAAGAGCCAGTTCGTACTCGACTTCGCCATACTCGGGGAGAAAGGCAGGAAGAACAACTTCAGCATGAGCGACAAGGAGCTCGAATCGCGGTATACCAAGGATAGGGACGAAGCCTCCCCCGTTATAACGCGGGCAAAAGAGTACGGGGAGAGCAAGATCCAGTTGATGATAACCATGATAAAGCGAGCCATTAGAAAGGGCATCCGCTTTGACTACCTGCTTGCCGACAGCTGGTTCACCTGCTCGGAGGTGATTCGCTTCATACGTGACAGGCACATCAAGTGCCATTACCTGGGTATGATCAAGATTGGGAAGAAGGGAGTTACAAAATACGGTTTTGAAGGGAAGGAACTCACCGCCCGGGCACTGATCAATCTGCTTGAAGCCAGGGGTGAAGCCAGAAGGAGCCGCAAGCTTGGTTGTCAGTATATTACCGCTGACGTTCGCTTTGCAGGCACAGATGTACGTCTCTATTTTGTGAAGAGAAAAAAGGAGTCCTGGAATGGAATAATGACGACCAACCTCTCCCTGGAGTTCCTGGAAGCCTATCGGATTTATGCCATGCGTTGGTCCCTCGAGGTCTTCTTCAAGGAAACCAAGGGGTTGCTGGGTATGGGCAAGTGTCAATCCCGGAACTTCGCGGCGCAGCTTGCCGCAACCACGATCACGGCATTGCAATACAATTTGCTTTCCCTGGCTAAAAGGTTCACCAGTTATGAGACCATTGGCGGAATCTTCAGGGATGTGCAACACTCTGGCATGGAGCTCTCCGTAACGGAGAGGATATGGGGCATTATCCTTGAAATGGTGAAAATCATGACCGGGATCTTCTCCATTGAAGAGGAAGAGATCTTCGATGCAATCATTAATAAATCGGATAATCTGGCTCACTTTATCAACTTTTATGAACTAAAATCGGCAAGTTAGCAACTTGCGAAACTTGAATTCCTTAATATATTTTGTTGAGGTGAGCAGGGCGATGGTTGTCATTACATTGTCCAGATTTTCCGAAAGGATGATCGTGCCGGTGCAGGTCAACTCCTTCAATGAGACATCCTTTTCGTAATTGAACGAGAGATTGTAGTTTTTCTCGATCTGTCTCAATACTTCCGACATGGGGGTCTCCTCGAACAATAAATAGCCATCTTTCCAACTGATATGATGGCTTACATCCACCTGTCGCGTATTGAAGGTGCCGTCAGGCAAATAGATGGCCTGATCATTGGACAGGAGGTTTACCTCCTCCCCGTAGTTGGATAACAGACCGACACTTCCCTCAACTAGAACAACCGATGGCGATGCATTGGCATAGGCCGACACGTTGAACTTAGTGCCGTAGACCTTGATGTGGAAATTGGCGGTGCGTACATAGAATGAGTTTCTTTTGTAGGGCTCAACCTCAATGTAGATTTCTCCCGATGCCAGTCTGATTTCACGGCTGTCACCCGAAAAGAGAGTTGGAAATTCAACTACGGAACCGGAATTGAACCAGATCTTGCTGCCGTCGGAGAGAGAGAGGGTGGACCGTTTTCCGTAGGGGACTATCAGCCGGTTCATTGCCTTCTTGTCAATGATCAATCTCTTCCAGTTCTGGCCGGCTCTCTCGATGTTTACTGCCCCGTCATCACTGATCTCGATGTCGATGTTCTCTTGGAACGAGTAGGTTTGGTCGTCCGCGACCAGCTGAATGTTTTCTGACTGCAGCTCGTTTCCAACGATGAAATTGGTGAATGGAACGCTCTCTTTCGCCTCTTCCCGGATGTTCTTAATGTAAAGCACCGACAGGACAAGGAGTGAGATGGAGACGGCAACGGCATAGGAGAGACGAAGGACTCTTCTTTTGATCTGTAACTTGTTGAGGGCCTGTTCCATGAGCGCTATCCTGGCCCTTCTCTCCTCGGGGGAGAGGTTGTATGACGACAATCGCACTTTTTTGAAGTGCTCATCGGCCAGAGCCAAATGCTGCGCTTCATCGGGATTGTTCTTCAGATATTCTTCCCAATATGCGGACAATTCATCGGAGGATAATAATTTCCATTCGATGAATTTCTCGTCTTTAAGGTAACGGAGAAATCCTAATCTGTCTGTTTTTGCGCACATTTTTCGTCTTACAATTACCTCCCTTAACAGGAGCAAGGCAAATCTGATTAGATCACTTGCGTGAATAAATCTTAATATAGACGAGCAAAAAGCAAAAACATCACCTATTTTTATAAAAAAATCAATTTGATTTAAAAAACAGGGGAAGAGGGCTTGCCAGGAGTGATTCCAGACTAGTTCCAGGTTACCCCATCATTCGATTTGATCCCATATTCGGGGAATGGATGTTTCTCATCGAAGGGGTAGAGCGTTCTGATCTCCTCGATAGTGATATCCCGCTCGTTTAATGATCCGTCCGGGTTTACCGCTTTCGTGATATCCAAACCGAGATGTTTTGCAAGAAATGGATATGCTGCAGCGCGCTTGTTATAATCATAACCGTGCAGATCGTCGGGAAGGTGGACATTTTCAACGGCTCCGGCCCGGTTAAATAGTCCGTAGATATACTGCAGGTGAGGGAATTCGACAGTAGGGGTGTTTTTTGTCCAATCGTCTCCATCTGAGATCAGTAACATGGGACGAGGCGCAGCACAGGCGGCGATTTCAACGTTATTGGTCTGAAAATTCTCGGTCTTGTGAATCTGCATGCCGCTTTCGCAGACACATCCACCGAAAAAGTGGGCAGATACCTGAACTACAGGAACAGAGACAGCTATCCTGTCGTCGACGGCGGTAAGCAAGAATGCCTGGGTGCCACCGCCAGAGGCTCCGGTAATGGCAATCCGAGTGGGATCGGCACCCAGGGAAAGTAGAAAGTCGACACTTCGTATGCTGTTCCAGAGTTGCAGTTTCAACGCCTCCGGATGTTTGTGTATCCATCCGTACTCCTCTGCCAGTTGCCCATATCCAACCATGTCGTATGCAAAGACGATTGCTCCCATCCGGGCCATAGCTGCAAACCGCTTTTGCGCATCGGGCCTGTACCTGCCGTAATCATCTCGGTTTGCCCAGTGTCCGTGTGTATTGAGTATGCCGGGAAGATTCTCTCCCGCATCGGTGGGCCGATAAAGGCTGCCCGTAACAAATACTCCGGGCAAGCTCTCAAAGGCTACATTTTGTACCTGGTAGCCTTCGTAACTCCTTATATCCCCAAAAATTGGGTTGAGTGGACATTTTTCGGGAAATTTTTCCAACCCTGTACCCCTCAGGATCTCTCTCCTGATCTGTTTTGCCCGTTTTGTCCAGTCGGCTGCAGTTGTATAGGAGGAGCGTTGTTTTTCCAGAAACTCCCTTCCTTCATTCTCCGTCCAGTGGTAGCCGACACAAAGCATGGTGGTGTCGGTTCCTACAACGTTTGCACGCTCTTTTTTCCCTTCTGATCCACACGAGTATATCATCGAGAGGGAGCCGGCCAGCATGGCGAAGAGAAGAAGTTTTTGAATAGAGTCTGTTTTCATTTCAACTAGCAACAATGAAGAGATTAATCTTGACGGGTGAAATCTTCAATGGGCAAAAATGACGACAAGTCTTGCCAGTCGTACCAACCTACGCTGCCCGGGGCTACATGGAACGCCTGGAGGGGGTCATAGAATTTAGACTCTACAAAATAGTTGCCCTTAGGGGGTGGGTCGAGCAGGGCAATTTTCTCGAAATTCCCTTTCAACAGTGCGTAATGGAGCAGTGAGGGGATCATGGTGCCCTGGCCTACCGCCTTTACTGTTGATCTGAAATGGCAATTGCTGCTTCCGATAAACTGCATCAGCAGATCAATCGCTTCGGCCTGGAGTGCCGGAATGCTTTTCCCGACCAGATTGGCCAGGAAGGTATAGTTAAACGGTACACCCTGCACAAAACCGTCGCCCCTGAACTGAGGATCGTGCAGTTCTCCTATTCCTGGCAGATCGGCAGAGACGACCGTGTTGCCGTTATCCAGCAGTAGTGTCAGCAAAGGCTCCTCCAACAACTTATCTTTTCCGGAAGGGTGGTTCCACACAACCAGACCCTTTCCTCCCCCCTCTTGCTTCCTGATTACGTAGAGAGGAAGCGCATAGTCGTTCCTGTCGTTCTCGAGAAAATACTTTTCAACTTCTGCTTCTCCTGCCAAAAATTTTCCAGTGTAGACTGCAGCTGTCACTTTTCGGTCGAAACGGGTACCCACTGTCTCTTCCACCCTCTCCCTGATCGAATCGGCAGTCAGCTCTCCTGCAGTAAGGTATTCGCGGTTCAGGTCAAATATGGTTTTGCTGCCCAGCGAACTGTTAACCTGCCCGGAAGCGGTGACACGAAGCTCCTCCTCGCTGAAAAGGTCTACCTCGTGATCTGTTGGATCTCCGGGCAGGTTAAGAAATTCCATAAAGAAGACATTGACCGCCTCCCGGTTCTTTTTTGTCGACTGATGACCGCCCATATCTTCCGCAAAGCGGATATGGTTTGCAGCACCTAGCGCATTGTAGGAGCATTTAGCCTCGTTAAGGACCTCCCTGGCACCTTGCTGACTGAAGAAATCGTGCGTGGTGGTGACGATTAGTGTAGGCTTCGGTGCATGCATGTGGATCAGATCGGGGATATCGATACCTTTCTTGATCGCCATGTAGGGGTTTTGTTCCGCATCCTGGGGACCTATGGATTGCAACAGCCTTTTATAGGTGGTTATGTAGCATTCGGGTGCGGCGGCAAGTATCCGTTCGTCATAAGCCGAGATCAGTGCAGATTGCGTACCCCCGCCTGAACGGCCGGTGATGCCTATCCGTTCCATATCCACCTCTTTTCGGGTAGCCAGAAAGTCGATAGCCCGGACACCATCCCAGATGAAGTAGTCGGAGATTGAACTTCCCGTCAGCAATGTCTGGATCCCTGCATAGGAGTGCTCGGTTGTAGGCCCGCCAATCATCGACTTGCCCGTTGTCTCGTCGGGGTATTGCAACCTCTCGCCCTGGCCTACCGGATCAAAAGCAAATACTATAAATCCCTTCTCCGTCAGGTTGATGATTGAGCGTTGATAGGTTTCGCTCCGGAATCCGTTTTCCGAATGTCCGGAGCAGTAGAGGATGGCCGGTGCGGGATCTTGTCTCTTCTTCGGGATAAAGAGACAGCCAGTCACGTAAAACCCGGGATGCGACTCGAAGATGATTTTCTCCACAATAAATTTCTCCCGTTCCAGCCGGCCGGTAATCTGCGGATTTAACGGTGTCTTTCGGAATTTCAACAGTGACGCGCCATACTTTCGCTTCAGCTCCTCTTTATAGGCAATCCACTCCCTATCTGTACGAAGCGTTGAGACGTATGCCGAACGTTTCTCGAGTTGCTCCGAAGCCTCATTGAACAGCACCCTGTATAAAGCCCTGTAGTTGTCCTGATAGACCATCCACTTCCTATCCCCCTGATTGGAGGCGAATACCGACCTGGAAACCTCCTGGGAGTACCCGTAATGGTTGAGGAGGAAGAGAAGGAAAAAGAGGAGATATCTTGCCGGATGGGGCATACTCTGCAATTGAATCAATGGGCAAATTTCAATCCGTTCAATTTGTTCCAGTCTCCACGGGTAAAATCGGGAATTTTAACGGGCATGCCTCCGTTTAGAACCGACTGTTCGCTCAGTTCAACCAGACAGGACCATTCCGCAGCGTCATAAACATCCTGGTCGAGCGGCAATCCGTTCCTCAGGCAATAGATCAGCCGGTAGTCCATGATGAAATCCATGCCGCCGTGCCCGCCTACCTTTTTTGCAAATTCCCCGATCTCCTTGATGAAGGGATGTTCATACCGGCTCATCAGCGAGTCGATCTTCGCTTTGGGGAGGAATCCGTGTGCATTGGGTTCCAGTGCGATCAATTCAGATGGATACTTCTGGAAGAATCCTTTAGTTCCACTGATGGTATGGAGCCTGCTGTAAGGCCTTGGGCTTGTCACGTCGTGCTGGATCATTATTGTCCGGCCTTTTTCGGTTTTGATGATGGTGGTGTTCATATCGCCCAGTTTGTACTCCTGTTTTGCCTGAGGAGAGTTTTCCCCAAATTTATTCTTGGCGTACTCCGTCATCCCAAACTGATCTGAGGAGACCGAAACCAGGTAGTTCATCTTGTCACCGCGGTGAATGTTCATCACCTGGCATATCGGTCCGAGCCCGTGGGTGGGGTATGGGTTACCGGTATGGGCCGTGTTGAACTTCAGCCTCCACATGTCCCAATAGGCGCCAGGCTGGAAGTTGCTTGACCTTAAATCGTGGATGTAGGCGCCCTCGCCGTGTACAATATTTCCGAAGAGTCCCTGTTGAGCCATATTCAATGTGTTCAGCTCGAAGAAGTCGTAACAGGTGTTCTCCAGCATCATGCAGTGGCGTTGTGTCTTTTCGGCCGTGTTCACCAGTTGCCAGCACTCTTCGATGGTGGTTGCCGCAGGAACCTCGATGGCCACATGTTTCCCCTGCTGCATGGCATATACGGCCATGGGAGTGTGGTGAAGCCAGTCGGTACAGATATAGACCAGATCAATATCTTTTCGTCGGCACAACTCTTTCCATGCATCCTCGCCGACATATTCATCTGCCGGCTTGAGACCCTTGTCGGCCAACGTCTTTTGTGATCTTTTTACCTTGTCGGCATCCAGATCGCAGAGGGCTTTGATCTCCACCCCTTCGATAAAGGTGTATCTACCCACAGCACCGCTTCCACGGTTGCCTAGACCGATAAATCCAACCCGTACTGTAGGGATGGGATCGACTGCCAATTGAAGTACGCTGCGTTGCCCCTCTTCACGCGGAGGTTCAGGGTTTTGAAACAGTCCTGCCGGTTGGGCGAATCCTCCTACTGTGAGGATCAGGGCTAAAATCAGTAGATTAATCCGATATTTCATATCAATTTCATTTTTTACTTTTGTTCTTTTACTCAATTTTCGCAAGAATCTGTTGTCGACAATTCCCTCTGTTGTTATTCTTTTCCCGGAACTCCCGCTACCGGAATTGTTTCTGGAATATTCTCCACGGGTCCCATGATATAAGTTTTGGGGCCCAGGTAAAGGTCGGAGTTCAACACCTCGTCCCACGTGATATCTTTACCTGTATAGGCTGCCATCCGTCCCATGATGGTGATGAGTGAAGAGTAGGCCTGGTCTTCACCGTCGTTGATGGTATTTCCGGTGCGTATGGCGGTAACCAGGTTGATATGCTCCTGAACGAACGGATTCTTTACCTTCCATGGCGACTGGGTATCACCCTCCTCGGGATAGGGGTATTCCCAGATAACGTTCCCGTTCCAGTCGTACAGTTTCCCGGAGGCATCCGCATATCCGTCGGTACAGTTAATCTGTTCCACTTTTCCGTTGGTACAACCGTCGATCTGTCTGGCGGCACAATGTGTCCGCATACCGTTGTCATACAGATATTCGATGCTGAAGAAGTCGTATTGGTCGCCGGTTACCCTCCGTTGGCGACCACCCCAGCCGGTCGCCTTGATCGGATTCTTGCCGAGGTACCAGTTCATGACGTCTACTTCGTGAATGAATTGTTCGGTGATGTGGTCGCCTGATAGCCAGCAGAAGTTCACCCAGTTTCGCAGCATATATTCCATGTCGCTCCATTCCGGCCTTCTGGTACGGAACCAGAGTGCGCCTCCGTTACGGATGATGTTTGCGCCCACAATATC of the Petrimonas mucosa genome contains:
- a CDS encoding Gfo/Idh/MocA family oxidoreductase — translated: MNNNNSLSRRDFIKSSVVAGTAGVVGGFPLLSSCSTERSKKGEMTLPELLEQAPDGKVIKAGLIGCGGRGTGAAMDFLNAGPNLQIVALGDVFQDKLNSCREILKKERNVEIADENCFIGFDSYEKVIDSGVDLVLLCTPPHFRPAHVEAAVNARKHIFMEKPIAVDPFGVRKVLAAVKRAKNLNLNIVSGTIRRSQKDYMETRRRVLNGEIGDIVGANIIRNGGALWFRTRRPEWSDMEYMLRNWVNFCWLSGDHITEQFIHEVDVMNWYLGKNPIKATGWGGRQRRVTGDQYDFFSIEYLYDNGMRTHCAARQIDGCTNGKVEQINCTDGYADASGKLYDWNGNVIWEYPYPEEGDTQSPWKVKNPFVQEHINLVTAIRTGNTINDGEDQAYSSLITIMGRMAAYTGKDITWDEVLNSDLYLGPKTYIMGPVENIPETIPVAGVPGKE